One part of the Microbacterium saperdae genome encodes these proteins:
- a CDS encoding rhomboid family intramembrane serine protease, with the protein MSTPEFTSNRDNFCYRHPDRQSFVLCQRCLRTICPECQTPAPVGVICPECMQEQRKNRTPAQKRAERRWGGGGSIAAARSGKPVVTYALLAITSFIGLLQLIPGLGPQITDALLFAAPYLYPSISPYPFEPWRLLTAVFVHGGFVHLALNMLALWMLGQSLEPMLGRARYLSLYLISGLGGSVMVAVLAPTTATVGASGAVFGLMAALLIIGRHIGANVTGILVILGINFAFGFFVGGIAWQAHLGGAIVGALIAFIYTRTKRREQRIWQIVLLAVTVVALLLVVFLVPPLILLS; encoded by the coding sequence ATGTCGACGCCTGAGTTCACGAGCAATCGCGACAACTTCTGCTACCGGCATCCGGATCGGCAGAGCTTCGTGCTCTGCCAGCGCTGCCTGCGCACCATCTGCCCGGAGTGCCAGACACCGGCACCCGTCGGGGTCATCTGCCCCGAGTGCATGCAGGAGCAGCGCAAGAACCGCACCCCCGCGCAGAAGCGCGCCGAGCGTCGCTGGGGCGGCGGCGGATCCATCGCCGCGGCTCGCAGCGGCAAGCCGGTCGTCACCTACGCGCTGCTCGCGATCACGTCGTTCATCGGGCTGCTGCAGCTGATTCCGGGGCTCGGTCCTCAGATCACCGATGCGCTCCTCTTCGCGGCGCCTTATCTCTACCCGAGCATCTCGCCGTACCCCTTCGAGCCGTGGCGCCTGCTCACTGCGGTGTTCGTGCACGGCGGGTTCGTCCACCTGGCCTTGAACATGCTCGCGCTGTGGATGCTGGGCCAGAGCCTCGAGCCGATGCTCGGCCGCGCCCGCTACCTCTCGCTGTATCTGATCAGCGGCCTGGGCGGCTCCGTCATGGTCGCGGTCCTCGCCCCCACCACCGCGACCGTCGGTGCCTCCGGCGCCGTCTTCGGCCTCATGGCTGCGCTGTTGATCATCGGTCGCCACATCGGCGCGAACGTCACCGGGATCCTCGTGATCCTCGGGATCAACTTCGCCTTCGGGTTCTTCGTCGGCGGCATCGCCTGGCAGGCGCACCTGGGTGGCGCGATCGTCGGTGCCCTCATCGCCTTCATCTACACCCGCACCAAGCGACGAGAACAGCGCATCTGGCAGATCGTTCTGCTCGCCGTGACCGTGGTCGCGCTGCTCCTCGTCGTGTTCCTCGTCCCCCCGCTGATCCTTCTGTCGTGA
- a CDS encoding cell division protein CrgA, translated as MARERKSEEPVVERAEGEAAPNAVWFKPVMIGFMLLGLAWILVFYISGMQFPIPGLDNWNLAIGLGIALIGFLMTTRWR; from the coding sequence ATGGCACGAGAGCGCAAGAGTGAAGAGCCCGTCGTCGAGCGCGCCGAGGGCGAGGCGGCTCCGAACGCCGTCTGGTTCAAGCCGGTGATGATCGGCTTCATGCTGCTGGGTCTGGCGTGGATCCTCGTGTTCTACATCTCAGGGATGCAGTTCCCGATTCCCGGTCTCGACAACTGGAACCTGGCGATCGGCCTGGGCATCGCCCTGATCGGCTTCCTGATGACCACCCGTTGGCGCTGA
- a CDS encoding class E sortase: MTASVAPGGRRPRRSRPRSRATFASVLGELLLTAGVLVLLFVAWQMWIGDIIISAQKNEEGAAVSAAWAAAPAPELPPLIEKDDGTTEYEPVIPAVPADTEELGRMHVPRFGADYNFGIYGGTSRARTLDDLGIGVYTNSKMPGEVGNFAMAGHRTTWGKPFNQLDKLQLNDAIVVETPDGWFTYRFRTLEYVKPTQTDVLADVPQVPEVQTGERYITLTACSPLYSLAERIVAYGVFESFQPRAEGPPKALTDPPPPPAAPSV; the protein is encoded by the coding sequence ATGACTGCATCCGTCGCGCCTGGGGGGCGACGCCCGCGTCGTTCCCGGCCACGGTCCCGGGCGACGTTCGCGAGCGTTCTCGGCGAGCTCCTGCTCACCGCCGGCGTTCTCGTGCTGCTGTTCGTCGCCTGGCAGATGTGGATCGGCGACATCATCATCAGCGCCCAGAAGAACGAGGAGGGTGCTGCGGTCTCCGCGGCGTGGGCTGCGGCCCCTGCGCCCGAGCTCCCACCCCTGATCGAGAAGGACGACGGTACGACCGAGTACGAGCCGGTCATCCCCGCCGTGCCCGCCGACACCGAGGAGCTGGGGCGCATGCACGTGCCGCGGTTCGGTGCCGACTACAACTTCGGCATTTACGGCGGTACCAGCCGCGCACGCACGCTCGATGATCTCGGCATCGGCGTCTACACGAACTCGAAGATGCCCGGCGAGGTCGGCAACTTCGCGATGGCCGGTCATCGCACCACGTGGGGCAAGCCCTTCAATCAGCTCGACAAGCTGCAGCTGAACGACGCGATCGTGGTCGAGACGCCCGACGGCTGGTTCACCTACCGATTCCGCACCCTCGAGTACGTGAAGCCGACGCAGACCGACGTGCTCGCCGACGTGCCGCAGGTGCCCGAGGTGCAGACGGGCGAACGCTACATCACCCTCACCGCATGCTCGCCGCTGTACTCGCTCGCCGAGCGCATCGTCGCCTACGGGGTCTTCGAGAGCTTCCAGCCCCGGGCCGAGGGGCCGCCGAAGGCGTTGACCGATCCGCCGCCTCCCCCGGCCGCACCGTCGGTGTAG
- a CDS encoding DUF4175 domain-containing protein: MYAGLWRLLPGPWWVRLLIVLIVVSAVLYALFYYVFPWVSPIISPGEIDLE, encoded by the coding sequence ATGTACGCCGGACTCTGGCGCCTGTTGCCCGGCCCCTGGTGGGTGCGACTGCTGATCGTGCTGATCGTCGTCTCCGCGGTGCTCTACGCCCTGTTCTACTACGTGTTCCCCTGGGTGAGCCCGATCATCTCCCCCGGTGAGATCGACCTCGAATGA
- a CDS encoding anthranilate synthase component II gives MTRVLVVDNHDSFVHTLVGYLHELGATTTMIESDAVDTLGLTRLLPDFDALMLSPGPGSPADAGVSLEAVRLAARTRMPLLGVCLGHQVIGAAFGAPVTEAPELMHGMVSSVHHDDSTLFAGLPSPVDVGRYHSLALAEADLPAELRVTARTESGTVMGISHTDLPIHGVQFHPESVLTDGGYRLLANWLDSLGDSSAVERAEALHPLSR, from the coding sequence ATGACCCGTGTGCTCGTGGTCGACAACCACGACAGCTTCGTGCACACCCTGGTCGGTTACCTGCACGAGCTCGGCGCGACGACCACGATGATCGAGTCGGATGCCGTCGACACCCTCGGTCTCACGCGGCTGCTGCCCGACTTCGACGCCCTGATGCTCTCGCCGGGACCGGGTTCTCCGGCTGACGCCGGGGTATCGCTCGAGGCCGTGCGCCTCGCCGCACGCACCCGCATGCCGCTGCTCGGCGTGTGCCTGGGACATCAGGTGATCGGTGCCGCGTTCGGTGCGCCCGTGACCGAGGCACCGGAACTGATGCACGGGATGGTCTCATCCGTGCATCACGACGACTCCACGCTCTTCGCCGGGCTGCCCTCGCCGGTCGACGTCGGGCGCTATCACTCACTCGCGCTTGCCGAGGCGGATCTTCCGGCGGAGCTGAGAGTGACGGCGCGCACGGAGAGCGGCACGGTGATGGGCATCTCCCACACCGACCTGCCGATCCACGGTGTGCAGTTCCACCCGGAGAGCGTGCTCACCGACGGCGGCTACCGACTGCTGGCGAACTGGCTCGATTCGCTCGGAGACTCGTCCGCCGTCGAGCGCGCCGAAGCCCTGCACCCGCTGTCGCGCTGA
- the pknB gene encoding Stk1 family PASTA domain-containing Ser/Thr kinase, with protein MSTESRVLAGRYRVGELIGRGGMAKVYRGQDLTLGREVAIKILDPELAKDTAFRTRFRLEAQAASRMSHPSIVRVYDAGDPSNTDSSSDDPPYIVMELISGTLLKDIIASGPVPVEDAVRYTDGILEALDYSHRAGVVHRDIKPGNVMVTDKGQVKVMDFGIARAVSDSSSTVAETTQIIGTAAYFSPEQAKGEPVDARADLYSTGVVLYELLTGRQPFRGESPVAVAYQHVSETPLPPTEVNEDAPGALDPVVLRALAKDPYQRYPDAAHFRAALDSAASGHAPSRKELGALTSELYGPSPRQAQETARSLRQLSTDTTMARTQSGPPVAWIWAGVALLAVLLASVLFWVWTISMRPPEVPTTSRVVPNLVNVSSERAQSDLSDLDLTTKLVVETSTDITEGNVIRTDPEAGETVSEGDTVTLYVSSGVETSTVPQLEGMSLTDAKKALTAAGLELGTVIQRNDKSIAADTVISASEQEADEVAPGTVVNLVVASGKVTLTDLAGWTLAAATTNLESLGLTATPVESADCPATDPPTVVSMSVAPGDVPIGSPVELRYCTGE; from the coding sequence GTGTCCACAGAGTCACGCGTTCTCGCGGGTAGGTACCGCGTCGGCGAGCTCATCGGGCGCGGGGGAATGGCCAAGGTCTACCGCGGCCAGGATCTGACGCTCGGCCGCGAGGTCGCGATCAAGATCCTCGACCCCGAACTCGCCAAGGACACCGCGTTCCGCACCCGGTTCCGTCTCGAGGCTCAGGCCGCGTCACGGATGTCGCACCCGTCGATCGTGCGCGTGTACGACGCCGGCGACCCTTCGAACACCGACAGCTCGTCGGACGACCCTCCCTACATCGTGATGGAACTCATCAGCGGCACGCTGTTGAAGGACATCATCGCCTCAGGCCCCGTGCCGGTGGAGGACGCCGTCCGCTACACCGACGGCATCCTCGAGGCGCTCGACTACTCGCACCGCGCAGGTGTCGTGCACCGCGACATCAAGCCGGGCAACGTCATGGTCACCGACAAGGGCCAGGTCAAGGTCATGGACTTCGGCATCGCCCGCGCGGTGTCGGATTCATCGTCGACCGTCGCCGAGACCACGCAGATCATCGGCACCGCCGCCTACTTCTCACCCGAGCAGGCGAAGGGCGAGCCGGTCGATGCCCGCGCCGACCTCTACTCCACCGGTGTGGTGCTCTACGAGCTGCTCACCGGACGCCAGCCCTTCCGCGGTGAGTCGCCGGTCGCCGTCGCGTACCAGCACGTGAGCGAGACGCCGCTCCCCCCGACCGAGGTCAACGAAGACGCCCCCGGCGCGCTCGACCCCGTGGTGCTGCGCGCGCTCGCGAAGGACCCGTACCAGCGCTACCCGGATGCCGCACACTTCCGCGCCGCTCTCGACAGCGCGGCCAGCGGCCACGCGCCGAGCCGCAAGGAGCTCGGCGCCCTCACCAGCGAGCTGTACGGCCCGAGCCCCCGCCAGGCGCAGGAGACCGCACGCTCCCTGCGGCAGCTCAGCACCGACACGACCATGGCCCGCACGCAGTCGGGTCCGCCCGTCGCCTGGATCTGGGCCGGTGTGGCTCTCCTCGCCGTGCTCCTCGCCTCCGTGCTCTTCTGGGTCTGGACCATCAGCATGCGTCCTCCCGAGGTGCCCACCACGTCCCGTGTCGTGCCGAACCTCGTGAACGTCTCATCCGAGCGGGCGCAGTCCGACCTGTCGGACCTCGACCTCACGACCAAGCTGGTGGTCGAGACCAGTACCGACATCACCGAAGGCAATGTGATCCGCACCGATCCCGAGGCCGGAGAGACCGTCAGTGAGGGTGACACGGTCACTCTCTACGTGTCCTCCGGCGTCGAGACGTCGACGGTTCCCCAGCTCGAGGGGATGTCGCTCACGGATGCCAAGAAGGCGTTGACCGCCGCCGGGCTCGAACTGGGCACGGTGATCCAACGCAATGACAAATCGATCGCGGCGGACACCGTGATCTCTGCGAGCGAGCAGGAAGCCGACGAAGTCGCTCCCGGCACGGTGGTCAATCTGGTCGTGGCCAGCGGCAAGGTCACTCTGACCGACCTCGCCGGATGGACCCTCGCTGCGGCGACCACGAACCTGGAGTCGCTCGGACTCACCGCCACTCCCGTCGAGTCGGCCGACTGCCCGGCGACGGATCCTCCGACCGTCGTCTCGATGTCGGTGGCGCCGGGCGACGTCCCGATCGGATCACCGGTCGAGCTCCGCTACTGCACAGGCGAGTAG